The following are from one region of the Pseudodesulfovibrio piezophilus C1TLV30 genome:
- a CDS encoding pyridoxamine 5'-phosphate oxidase family protein → MRQEKREIKDKKTVEELLCGCRTMQLGLWDGKEPYVVTVNFGYADGAIYFHSAQEGRKMDCIKQNGLVSFVSVIESNVVTAEKACGYTTHYTSVTGFGHAQILESIEEKTAGLDIIMGQHDGPCGAFDAAVLNRTAVIKVKLERLVGKNNPASSHTSKA, encoded by the coding sequence GTGAGACAAGAAAAACGTGAAATCAAAGACAAGAAAACCGTTGAAGAACTTCTCTGCGGGTGTCGTACCATGCAACTGGGCCTCTGGGATGGCAAAGAACCTTATGTCGTCACCGTGAACTTCGGATATGCAGACGGAGCGATCTATTTTCACAGTGCCCAGGAAGGTCGCAAGATGGACTGTATTAAGCAGAATGGTCTGGTCAGCTTCGTATCAGTCATTGAAAGTAATGTGGTCACAGCAGAAAAAGCTTGTGGGTATACGACACATTATACGTCTGTCACCGGCTTCGGGCATGCGCAGATTTTGGAATCAATCGAAGAGAAGACTGCCGGGCTTGATATAATCATGGGGCAGCATGACGGCCCGTGTGGAGCATTCGATGCCGCAGTACTTAACCGCACAGCCGTGATCAAGGTCAAGCTTGAGCGTCTGGTCGGCAAAAACAATCCGGCCTCTTCTCACACCTCGAAAGCGTGA
- a CDS encoding type 1 glutamine amidotransferase has translation MRIQTIEHVPFEGPAAIASWAQEQGHTLGRSRIFMGESLPPVSEIDLLVIMGGPMSVHDEEQYPWLAMEKEYLRQAVDSALGILGICLGAQLMAEVLGGQITRNIHREIGWFPVTLTRKGQAHPLCKGLPDTFTAFHWHGETFSIPPKAQAIASSEACAHQAFTLGSRMVGLQFHLETTPESMELLIDNCADELAPLTNHVQTPEVMRSTFDQPSDMDFLLKTLLNNLTKEIMK, from the coding sequence ATGCGAATACAAACCATTGAACATGTCCCTTTCGAAGGCCCTGCTGCCATCGCAAGCTGGGCACAGGAACAAGGCCATACACTTGGCAGAAGCCGCATTTTCATGGGGGAATCCCTTCCCCCCGTGAGTGAAATAGACCTGCTCGTCATCATGGGAGGTCCCATGAGCGTTCATGATGAAGAACAGTATCCCTGGTTGGCCATGGAAAAGGAATACCTTCGACAGGCGGTGGATTCGGCGCTCGGCATTCTCGGCATTTGCCTCGGGGCCCAATTGATGGCCGAGGTTTTGGGAGGTCAAATCACCAGAAATATTCATCGTGAGATAGGCTGGTTCCCAGTGACATTGACGAGAAAAGGACAGGCTCACCCCCTTTGCAAAGGATTGCCAGACACGTTTACCGCCTTCCACTGGCATGGCGAGACATTTTCCATCCCACCCAAGGCTCAGGCTATAGCATCAAGCGAAGCATGCGCTCATCAGGCTTTCACTCTGGGGTCACGTATGGTTGGCCTGCAATTCCACCTGGAAACGACCCCGGAAAGTATGGAACTTCTCATTGACAATTGCGCAGATGAGTTGGCCCCGCTCACAAACCATGTACAAACGCCGGAAGTCATGCGCTCAACCTTCGATCAGCCCTCTGACATGGACTTTTTACTCAAGACGCTACTCAACAATCTCACCAAGGAGATCATGAAGTGA
- a CDS encoding catalase, producing MTKDKKTLTSAFGAPIGNDLNTVTAGARGPALMQDVHLLEKLSHFDRERIPERVVHAKGTGAYGYFEVTADVTQYTKAAFLSEIGKKTDLFVRFSTVGGEKGSADAERDPRGFAIKFYTEEGNYDMTGNNTPVFFIRDPLKFPDFIHTQKRDPATNLKSPTMAWDFWSLTPESMHQVTVLFSDRGTPATFRNMNGYSSHTYKWYNAKGEYYWVQYHFKTDQGIKNLSGPEAAEMCGKNPDHATADLRNAIEAGDYPSWTLEMQILSPEDVADFGWDIFDITKVWPHKEVPPITVGKMVLNRNPENYFAEVEQAAFNPSNLVPGIGVSPDKMLQGRLFSYHDTHLHRLGPNYHLIPVNQPKHAPEQNYQRDGSMRVDHNGGGGPNYWPNSYHGPAPDNISNEPYIPLEGVGGRHEFTHPNDDFVQPGTLYGTVMSDQDRTHLINNILGSMESVPTPIQLRQCALFYLTHEDYGTRVAEGLGLDMTEVKRLASMTQEERVAATQL from the coding sequence ATGACCAAAGACAAAAAGACTCTGACCAGTGCCTTCGGGGCACCGATTGGAAACGACTTGAATACGGTAACGGCGGGTGCCCGCGGTCCTGCACTGATGCAAGATGTCCACCTGCTCGAAAAACTCTCTCATTTCGATCGGGAACGCATTCCTGAACGAGTCGTCCATGCCAAAGGAACCGGAGCCTACGGGTATTTTGAAGTCACTGCAGATGTGACGCAATACACCAAGGCCGCATTTCTTTCTGAAATAGGCAAAAAGACCGACCTCTTTGTCCGTTTCTCAACCGTAGGAGGGGAAAAGGGAAGCGCTGATGCCGAGCGTGATCCTAGAGGATTCGCCATAAAATTCTACACGGAAGAAGGCAATTATGACATGACCGGCAATAATACTCCGGTCTTCTTCATCCGCGACCCTTTGAAATTTCCTGATTTTATCCACACGCAAAAACGGGACCCGGCCACCAACCTCAAAAGCCCGACCATGGCTTGGGATTTCTGGTCGCTCACACCGGAATCCATGCATCAGGTGACCGTCCTCTTTTCCGACCGAGGCACACCAGCGACCTTCCGCAACATGAATGGGTATTCCAGCCATACCTATAAGTGGTATAATGCCAAAGGGGAATATTACTGGGTTCAATATCACTTCAAGACGGATCAGGGTATCAAGAATCTATCTGGTCCGGAAGCAGCCGAAATGTGCGGCAAAAACCCGGACCACGCCACTGCCGATTTACGCAACGCCATCGAGGCCGGGGACTACCCGTCCTGGACACTCGAAATGCAAATTCTCAGCCCGGAAGACGTTGCAGACTTTGGGTGGGATATCTTTGATATCACCAAGGTATGGCCCCACAAGGAAGTCCCGCCGATCACGGTTGGCAAGATGGTCCTGAACCGAAACCCTGAAAATTATTTTGCAGAAGTCGAGCAGGCCGCATTCAACCCGAGCAACCTCGTACCGGGCATAGGCGTGTCGCCGGACAAAATGCTTCAGGGCCGTCTCTTTTCCTATCACGACACCCACCTGCACCGGCTTGGTCCCAATTATCATTTGATACCGGTCAATCAGCCCAAGCATGCGCCGGAACAGAATTATCAACGCGACGGTTCCATGCGCGTGGATCACAATGGCGGAGGCGGCCCCAACTATTGGCCCAACAGTTATCATGGCCCTGCCCCGGACAACATCTCCAATGAGCCCTATATTCCGTTGGAAGGAGTCGGTGGCCGCCATGAATTCACCCATCCGAATGACGATTTTGTCCAACCAGGCACCCTTTACGGAACAGTTATGTCGGATCAGGACAGAACCCATCTGATAAACAACATCCTGGGAAGCATGGAGAGCGTGCCAACCCCGATTCAACTCAGACAATGCGCTCTCTTTTATCTGACCCATGAGGACTATGGCACCCGCGTCGCGGAAGGGCTTGGTCTTGACATGACCGAAGTCAAACGACTTGCCTCCATGACCCAAGAGGAACGAGTCGCTGCAACACAACTCTAA
- a CDS encoding TIGR03905 family TSCPD domain-containing protein — translation MDNLMEFTPLAPMNAAPDKPGGGTETFAPENVCAKMIRYAVEDGKLAQVDFAGGCEGNLKAISTLLKGMKVDDVVRKLQGITCGSKGTSCTDQLCKALSAHMQTGS, via the coding sequence ATGGATAATTTAATGGAATTCACTCCTCTGGCCCCCATGAATGCTGCACCAGACAAGCCCGGTGGTGGCACTGAAACGTTTGCTCCAGAAAATGTTTGTGCCAAAATGATCCGGTACGCAGTCGAAGACGGCAAACTGGCTCAAGTTGATTTTGCCGGTGGTTGTGAGGGGAATCTTAAAGCTATCTCCACACTGTTGAAAGGCATGAAGGTTGATGATGTCGTTCGTAAGCTCCAAGGGATCACATGTGGATCAAAAGGGACATCCTGTACGGATCAGCTGTGCAAGGCTCTCTCAGCACATATGCAAACGGGATCATAA
- a CDS encoding succinylglutamate desuccinylase/aspartoacylase family protein, whose protein sequence is MPVEIAGKTVAPGESATVVLPVPDTSLRQGAGMPVHVFHGRREGPALFITAAIHGDEMNGIEIVRRLVGMKRLQRLSGTLYAVPVVNIYGFIANARYLPDRRDLNRFFPGKAGGSLASELAKVLFENVVAPCQFGVDLHTGSNHRTNLPHLRGNMDDEVVLGMAEAYGAPLALNVAGAEGSLRYSAEECGVKTLLYEAGEALRFDELSIRAGVRGLTSLMEHLGMLTPRKTARRKKVPMQIAHDRTWCRAPASGVFKAGAKLGQRVRKGEILGTIYDPFSNQSYALESPKNGVVIGVQSLPSVYKGDAVTHIACFEALAKAEASVDQFSELMMEETPIS, encoded by the coding sequence ATGCCCGTAGAAATTGCTGGCAAAACCGTTGCTCCCGGTGAATCTGCAACCGTGGTACTTCCAGTACCCGATACATCGCTTCGCCAGGGAGCAGGGATGCCGGTTCACGTTTTTCACGGCCGTCGGGAAGGACCTGCGCTATTCATTACAGCTGCCATTCATGGCGATGAAATGAACGGCATTGAAATTGTCCGGCGGTTGGTCGGCATGAAACGTCTGCAAAGATTGAGCGGGACTCTCTATGCGGTCCCGGTCGTCAACATATACGGATTCATCGCCAATGCTCGCTATCTCCCGGACAGAAGAGATTTGAATCGATTCTTTCCTGGCAAGGCTGGAGGCTCTCTGGCTTCCGAGCTTGCCAAGGTACTCTTTGAAAACGTGGTAGCACCATGCCAATTCGGCGTGGATCTCCATACCGGATCCAATCACCGGACCAATCTCCCGCACCTGCGGGGGAACATGGATGATGAGGTCGTGCTCGGTATGGCCGAAGCCTATGGTGCCCCACTGGCATTGAATGTTGCCGGGGCCGAAGGATCCCTGCGCTATTCAGCGGAAGAATGCGGGGTCAAAACCCTACTCTATGAGGCAGGCGAAGCACTTCGTTTCGATGAACTCTCCATTCGGGCCGGAGTGCGCGGACTGACCTCACTGATGGAACATCTCGGGATGCTCACCCCACGTAAAACTGCCCGCAGAAAAAAAGTTCCCATGCAGATAGCTCATGACCGAACATGGTGCCGTGCCCCTGCAAGCGGAGTCTTCAAAGCCGGGGCCAAACTGGGACAACGAGTGCGAAAAGGCGAGATACTCGGGACAATCTATGACCCATTCAGTAATCAGAGCTACGCATTGGAATCCCCCAAAAACGGCGTTGTCATCGGCGTGCAGTCGTTGCCCTCGGTCTATAAGGGAGATGCAGTCACCCACATTGCCTGCTTTGAAGCCCTGGCCAAGGCTGAAGCTTCAGTCGACCAATTTTCGGAACTCATGATGGAAGAAACCCCCATCTCGTGA
- the rimK gene encoding 30S ribosomal protein S6--L-glutamate ligase: MKIVILSRKSSLYSTQALADAGREAGHDIQVINPLRCYMNITSHNPSIHYKGEQVTNVDAVIPRIGASITFFGCAVVRQFEMMGVHCVNESIAITRSRDKLRSLQLLSRKGIGLPITGFASSTQFTGDLIEMVGGAPLVVKLIEGTQGIGVVLTENRQAAESVIQAFQGLKANILVQEYIKEAKGSDIRCFVVGGKVIAAMKRTAGKDEFRSNIHRGGTATQVKITPEERSTAVRAAKIMGLNICGVDLLRSNHGPVVMEVNSSPGLEGIEKATGLNIAAKIIKFIEKNAKPGKTQTRGKG; this comes from the coding sequence ATGAAAATTGTCATCTTATCGCGCAAGAGCAGCCTCTACTCGACTCAAGCCCTTGCTGATGCAGGCAGAGAAGCCGGTCACGACATTCAAGTCATTAATCCTCTTCGTTGTTACATGAACATCACATCCCATAACCCTTCAATTCACTATAAGGGTGAGCAGGTCACGAATGTCGATGCCGTTATCCCCCGTATCGGCGCGTCCATCACATTTTTCGGGTGTGCCGTAGTCCGTCAGTTCGAGATGATGGGGGTCCATTGTGTCAATGAATCCATTGCCATTACCCGCTCCAGGGACAAACTCAGGAGCCTGCAACTCCTCTCCAGAAAGGGCATAGGCCTGCCGATCACCGGGTTTGCCAGCTCAACGCAATTCACAGGTGACCTCATCGAAATGGTCGGAGGCGCGCCCTTGGTTGTCAAACTGATCGAAGGAACTCAGGGCATTGGCGTGGTACTGACCGAGAATCGCCAGGCAGCAGAAAGTGTCATCCAGGCTTTCCAGGGGCTTAAAGCGAATATTCTGGTTCAGGAATACATCAAGGAAGCCAAGGGATCGGACATCCGCTGCTTTGTGGTGGGCGGTAAGGTCATCGCTGCCATGAAACGGACAGCCGGAAAAGACGAATTTCGTTCGAATATCCACAGAGGCGGCACTGCAACTCAGGTCAAAATCACGCCTGAAGAACGGTCCACCGCTGTCAGAGCGGCCAAAATCATGGGCCTGAACATATGCGGAGTGGACCTGCTGCGGTCAAATCATGGACCAGTGGTCATGGAAGTCAATTCCTCTCCCGGTCTGGAAGGAATCGAGAAAGCCACTGGCTTGAATATTGCCGCCAAGATTATCAAATTCATTGAAAAGAATGCCAAACCCGGCAAGACCCAGACTCGGGGCAAAGGGTAA
- a CDS encoding ATP-dependent zinc protease family protein — protein MSNHKHDAKGPRLIQSREETEGGQRVTQAKGPKMIIGWREWLALPDLEIPAIKAKVDTGARTSALHAFDITPFEENGVNFVAFNIHPLQGNDEVSIACTAPLVDRRKVTNSGGQTQKRYVIGTTLQIAGRTWPIELTLTNRDEMKFRMLLGRNAMSGRLIVDPNLSMQTGGKTAAAIYKEHIKGEI, from the coding sequence ATGAGCAACCATAAACACGATGCCAAAGGGCCACGGCTCATCCAATCACGAGAAGAGACAGAAGGAGGACAGAGAGTGACGCAAGCCAAAGGGCCCAAAATGATCATCGGCTGGCGGGAATGGCTCGCTCTGCCGGATCTAGAAATACCGGCTATCAAAGCCAAGGTGGACACAGGGGCGAGAACCTCTGCCCTACACGCCTTCGACATAACTCCGTTCGAGGAGAACGGTGTCAACTTCGTGGCGTTCAACATTCACCCCTTGCAGGGAAATGACGAGGTCTCCATCGCGTGTACTGCTCCTCTGGTTGACCGCAGAAAGGTCACGAATTCCGGTGGACAAACACAAAAGCGGTATGTCATAGGCACCACTCTTCAAATCGCGGGCCGGACCTGGCCCATAGAGCTGACCCTCACCAATCGAGATGAAATGAAGTTCAGGATGCTTCTGGGAAGAAACGCAATGTCGGGACGATTGATTGTCGATCCCAATCTGTCCATGCAGACTGGCGGGAAGACTGCCGCCGCTATTTACAAAGAGCACATCAAAGGGGAAATCTAA
- a CDS encoding mechanosensitive ion channel family protein yields MNIDVTELLNNHYFVKALHSIALAVIVYLLAKLAISIATKGGKASSEAHFAIKYSALCFFGISLIFIWLEGIGPVLTALTIVAAALTIVAKELILNFLGSFVIFWRELFAIGDRVQLGDFTGDVIDKGLFYFTLLEVGQKESTGHSTGRLVKVPNAMAVTNPVVNATRGAGYLWNEVRFAITRQSDWEKARATLFKIVDMYYRGESIDLNRVKHIFEKRNIFFRKLTPRAYMSISTGGLCITLRYLCRARMTRESQDFIITNFLLEMKTIGVELADEQP; encoded by the coding sequence ATGAATATAGACGTAACAGAACTTCTGAATAACCACTATTTTGTCAAAGCGCTGCACAGCATTGCCCTGGCAGTCATCGTGTACCTGCTCGCCAAGCTCGCCATATCCATTGCAACCAAAGGAGGCAAGGCAAGCTCAGAAGCACATTTTGCCATCAAATACTCTGCCCTCTGTTTTTTTGGCATCTCCCTCATTTTCATCTGGCTTGAGGGTATCGGTCCCGTTCTCACTGCCCTGACGATTGTCGCAGCGGCTCTGACCATTGTCGCCAAGGAACTTATACTCAATTTTCTCGGCTCTTTCGTTATTTTCTGGAGAGAACTTTTTGCCATCGGTGACAGGGTCCAACTGGGAGACTTTACCGGCGATGTCATTGACAAGGGGTTGTTCTACTTCACCCTTCTCGAAGTCGGCCAAAAAGAATCCACAGGACACAGTACCGGGCGACTGGTCAAGGTTCCCAACGCCATGGCCGTAACCAATCCAGTGGTCAATGCCACCCGAGGGGCCGGATACCTCTGGAATGAAGTCAGGTTCGCCATTACAAGGCAGAGTGATTGGGAAAAAGCCAGGGCTACCCTCTTCAAGATCGTTGACATGTATTATCGGGGAGAATCCATCGACCTCAACCGGGTCAAGCATATCTTTGAAAAAAGAAATATCTTTTTCAGAAAGCTCACCCCAAGGGCATACATGAGTATCAGCACGGGAGGACTCTGCATCACATTACGATATTTGTGCAGGGCTCGCATGACCAGAGAGAGTCAGGACTTCATTATTACCAACTTTCTTCTCGAAATGAAGACAATCGGAGTCGAACTTGCTGATGAGCAACCATAA
- the corA gene encoding magnesium/cobalt transporter CorA, producing the protein MLHFLRWNQIKLDAAPGSLVYAGAQRDFVPSLQHYMYNTKELIERSLKTVDDIQLSSDHMNLLVLIGIHQSEIIRDLGRTLRLPTLLLEDVLNTGQRSKFTWADDETGFIVMRHMEVKDEKVQDEQVSMFWRQNMIVVLLEDESDMLSGVLSRIRLGKGRIRSADSVYLLCAILDSLVDHHMMVLANFSEAAQVLESKLATNASDQFLGRLYELKRETILLRNLLMPMREIFKGLMREDSEVPESVLPYLHDVAGHYEQTMEGVTSLHDIMKSMIDYQISLIGIRTNKVMQFLTVISTIFIPLTFIVGIYGMNFDNMPELHWQYGYYGVLVIMAFVAVAMFLFFQRRRLL; encoded by the coding sequence ATGCTGCATTTTCTTCGTTGGAATCAAATCAAACTGGATGCTGCTCCGGGGAGTTTGGTCTATGCCGGAGCGCAGAGGGACTTTGTTCCTTCTTTGCAACACTACATGTATAATACGAAAGAACTCATTGAGCGCTCCCTGAAGACAGTTGACGATATTCAGCTGAGTTCTGACCACATGAACCTGCTTGTGCTCATCGGAATTCACCAGTCCGAGATCATCCGTGACCTTGGGAGAACATTACGCCTTCCGACACTGCTCCTTGAAGATGTCCTGAACACGGGGCAACGGTCAAAATTCACATGGGCCGATGACGAGACCGGATTTATTGTCATGCGGCATATGGAAGTCAAGGACGAAAAAGTACAGGACGAACAAGTCAGCATGTTTTGGCGTCAGAACATGATTGTGGTTTTACTAGAAGATGAGAGTGATATGCTCTCCGGGGTTCTGTCCCGCATCCGATTGGGTAAGGGGCGGATTCGTAGCGCCGACTCTGTCTATCTCCTTTGTGCCATTCTTGATTCCCTGGTGGATCACCATATGATGGTCCTGGCCAACTTCAGTGAGGCGGCTCAGGTGCTTGAAAGCAAACTGGCAACCAATGCTTCGGATCAATTCCTTGGTCGTTTGTATGAATTGAAGCGGGAGACGATTCTTCTGAGAAACCTCTTGATGCCGATGCGGGAGATCTTCAAGGGACTCATGAGGGAGGATTCCGAAGTGCCGGAGTCTGTTCTTCCTTATCTTCATGATGTCGCAGGGCATTACGAACAGACAATGGAGGGAGTCACGTCCCTTCATGACATCATGAAGTCCATGATTGACTATCAGATTTCGCTCATAGGCATTCGTACTAACAAGGTCATGCAGTTCCTGACTGTCATTTCAACCATCTTCATTCCATTGACCTTCATTGTGGGCATCTATGGTATGAATTTTGATAACATGCCGGAATTGCACTGGCAGTATGGTTATTATGGTGTTCTTGTCATCATGGCCTTTGTGGCCGTTGCCATGTTCCTGTTTTTTCAGAGGCGAAGGCTTCTGTAA
- the cysQ gene encoding 3'(2'),5'-bisphosphate nucleotidase CysQ, whose protein sequence is MTEHDRLASIISIARSAGSRIMEIYSSDYEVVFKKDESPLTAADRASHELIVHALGQLSPDIPILSEESVEIPWEERKGWKEYWLIDPLDGTKEFIKKNGEFTVNIALIRQNIPTLGVVYAPAQDICWYAEEGKGAFRMHGISGSPRPIHASSPETFAALKIVGSRSHQSQAIKAFLGNLEEPTLIPMGSSLKLCAVADGTADIYPRLGLTSEWDTAAAHCVVTEAGGFLVDENGHSLVYNSKESILNPYFLVLGGAGGRWRQDIIGWFRQANTL, encoded by the coding sequence GTGACCGAACATGATCGCCTTGCATCCATTATTTCAATCGCCCGCTCCGCCGGTTCCCGCATCATGGAAATCTATTCGTCTGATTACGAAGTCGTTTTCAAGAAAGATGAAAGCCCCTTGACTGCGGCAGACAGGGCATCTCACGAACTGATAGTGCATGCACTCGGACAATTGTCCCCGGACATCCCTATACTCTCAGAAGAATCAGTGGAAATACCATGGGAAGAACGCAAGGGGTGGAAAGAATATTGGCTCATCGATCCTCTGGACGGGACCAAGGAGTTCATTAAAAAAAATGGGGAATTCACGGTCAACATCGCTCTGATCCGACAGAATATCCCCACCTTGGGTGTAGTCTACGCCCCTGCCCAGGACATCTGCTGGTATGCGGAAGAAGGCAAAGGAGCATTTCGGATGCATGGGATATCCGGCAGTCCTCGGCCGATCCATGCGTCATCGCCTGAGACATTCGCTGCTCTCAAGATTGTTGGAAGTCGCTCCCACCAGAGCCAGGCTATCAAAGCATTTCTCGGAAACCTGGAAGAACCGACCCTGATCCCAATGGGCAGTTCACTCAAACTCTGCGCTGTGGCCGACGGAACCGCCGACATATATCCACGCCTAGGTCTGACCAGTGAATGGGATACGGCAGCGGCCCATTGTGTCGTCACCGAAGCCGGAGGTTTCCTTGTGGACGAGAATGGTCACTCCCTTGTCTACAACAGCAAAGAAAGTATCCTCAACCCATACTTCCTTGTACTCGGAGGAGCCGGAGGCCGTTGGCGACAGGATATCATTGGGTGGTTCCGGCAAGCCAACACACTCTAG
- a CDS encoding calcium-binding protein, producing MALSIAIPSVDAASYNVASEKDIRFQFDLNPDQMQVVGNTLIITVDGKQIFLNNIIAEDGTVSVEAFQMPGGVDISAPDFMASLMGTTDSQLETAADAAANGGSGIVEAFSDNGGLFDGIDALDGNSGIPRSSGIELDRPDTPGIDTGDSYNYVIDAYWGLQYANYTSTSGLDPIHETNFLYGKTRTFETYEGGTGHDTLSLTNDSNALFLDDQYTHSGTAEAGLVNIEVINAGDGDDLVDMSSHSLTYQDVTINGGAGHDALWGNVGNDTLNGGTGHDTLIGGNGEDVLSGGDGNDRLYGGHDNDILYGGSGNDTIYGGDGNDRAYLGDGDDRYNSGTGYHDEVTLGDGADTIVINSTNVTDGWNDSLVHVLDFNAAEDTIQLNGYDILHVDSGTDYTALFIGTDASHQNTWLILDGVDQSDISSFIATHSNIDTSTPDPTDYILEHTQQTDFF from the coding sequence ATGGCACTATCAATAGCAATACCGAGCGTTGATGCCGCTTCATATAATGTCGCATCTGAAAAAGACATCCGGTTCCAGTTTGACCTCAACCCGGACCAAATGCAGGTCGTCGGCAACACCCTGATTATTACTGTCGATGGAAAACAGATTTTTCTCAACAATATCATCGCTGAAGACGGCACTGTCTCTGTCGAAGCATTTCAGATGCCAGGGGGAGTGGATATTTCCGCGCCGGATTTCATGGCATCCTTGATGGGAACCACCGACTCCCAGCTGGAAACTGCGGCTGATGCGGCCGCCAATGGTGGAAGCGGTATTGTGGAAGCCTTTAGTGACAACGGGGGGTTGTTTGATGGTATTGACGCCCTTGACGGAAATTCCGGGATTCCCAGAAGCTCCGGGATTGAACTCGATCGACCGGATACTCCGGGAATCGATACCGGAGATTCCTACAACTACGTCATAGATGCATACTGGGGGCTCCAATATGCAAATTATACCAGCACGTCAGGATTGGACCCCATCCATGAAACAAACTTTCTGTACGGCAAAACCCGCACCTTTGAAACATACGAAGGTGGCACAGGGCACGACACTCTCTCCCTGACAAACGACTCCAATGCACTCTTTCTGGATGATCAGTATACTCACAGCGGCACGGCCGAAGCCGGGCTTGTGAACATCGAGGTCATCAATGCAGGAGACGGCGACGACTTGGTCGATATGAGCAGCCATTCCCTGACATATCAGGATGTGACAATCAATGGTGGAGCAGGACATGATGCTCTCTGGGGAAATGTCGGTAACGACACGCTGAACGGTGGAACCGGGCATGACACGCTCATTGGCGGAAACGGCGAGGATGTCCTTTCCGGCGGCGATGGCAATGATCGTCTTTACGGAGGTCATGACAACGACATTCTGTATGGAGGAAGCGGCAACGACACCATTTATGGCGGAGATGGCAATGACCGAGCATATCTCGGTGACGGAGACGACCGATACAATTCCGGCACAGGATACCACGACGAAGTGACCCTTGGCGATGGAGCTGATACCATCGTGATCAACTCGACCAATGTGACTGATGGCTGGAACGACAGCCTGGTCCATGTCCTTGACTTCAATGCGGCTGAAGACACTATTCAACTCAATGGATATGATATCCTTCATGTCGATTCCGGAACAGACTATACTGCCCTGTTCATCGGCACAGATGCCAGTCACCAAAATACATGGCTGATACTGGACGGCGTTGACCAGTCGGATATTTCATCCTTCATTGCCACGCATTCCAATATTGATACATCAACCCCGGACCCGACTGACTATATTCTCGAGCACACACAGCAAACCGACTTCTTCTAA